One window from the genome of Oncorhynchus kisutch isolate 150728-3 linkage group LG21, Okis_V2, whole genome shotgun sequence encodes:
- the LOC109866261 gene encoding RAC-alpha serine/threonine-protein kinase isoform X2: protein MGEVVIVKEGWLHKRGEYIKTWRPRYFLLKRDGTFIGYKERPQDVDQLETPLNNFSVAQCQLMKTERPKPNTFIIRCLQWTTVIERTFHVESPEDREQWTKAIQEVADGLQKQEEERMDSSPDPMDMEMYLTKPKLKVTMHDFEYLKLLGKGTFGKVILVKEKATGKYYAMKILKKEVIVAKDEVAHTLTENRVLQNSKHPFLTGLKYSFQTHDRLCFVMEYANGGELFFHLSRDRVFSEERARFYGAEIVSALDYLHLEKNVVYRDLKLENLMLDKDGHIKITDFGLCKEGIKDGATMKTFCGTPEYLAPEVLEDNDYGRAVDWWGLGVVMYEMMCGRLPFYNQDHEKLFELILMEEIRFPRTLGPEGKSLLSGLLKKDPKQRLGGGPDDAKEIMQHKFFAGIEWQDVYEKKLVPPFKPQVTSETDTRYFDVEFTGQTITITPPGQDDSMESFDSDRRPHFPQFSYSASGTA, encoded by the exons GAGAGTACATAAAGACCTGGAGGCCCAGGTATTTCTTGCTGAAGAGAGACGGTACGTTCATCGGGTACAAGGAGCGACCGCAAGACGTCGACCAACTGGAGACGCCACTCAATAACTTCTCAGTAGCAC AATGTCAGCTGATGAAGACTGAGCGACCCAAGCCCAACACATTCATCATCCGCTGCCTACAGTGGACCACTGTCATAGAACGCACCTTCCATGTGGAGAGCCCAGAGGATAG GGAGCAGTGGACAAAGGCCATCCAGGAGGTGGCTGATGGGCTGcagaaacaggaggaggagaggatggactcCTCACCAGACCCCATGGACATGGAGATGTACCTCACCAAGCCCAAACTCAAAGTG ACTATGCACGACTTTGAATACCTCAAACTCTTGGGAAAAGGCACTTTTGGGAAGGTTATCCTGGTGAAGGAAAAGGCAACCGGAAAATACTACGCTATGAAAATCCTCAAGAAAGAAGTGATTGTGGCAAAA GATGAAGTAGCACACACTCTCACTGAAAACAGAGTACTGCAGAACTCCAAACACCCCTTCTTAACG GGTCTGAAGTACTCCTTCCAGACGCACGACCGCTTGTGTTTCGTCATGGAGTACGCCAATGGAGGAGAG CTGTTCTTCCACCTATCACGAGACCGTGTGTTCTCCGAGGAGAGGGCCCGGTTCTACGGAGCGGAGATAGTGTCCGCGCTGGACTACCTCCACTTGGAGAAGAACGTGGTTTACAGGGACCTGAAG ctggaaaacCTGATGCTGGACAAAGACGGCCACATAAAGATCACAGACTTTGGCCTGTGTAAGGAGGGCATCAAGGACGGGGCCACCATGAAGACCTTCTGTGGGACACCAGAGTATCTGGCCCCTGAG GTGCTGGAGGACAATGACTACGGCCGTGCTGTGGACTGGTGGGGTCTGGGTGTGGTCATGTATGAGATGATGTGCGGTCGGCTgcccttctacaaccaggaccaTGAGAAGCTGTTTGAGCTGATCCTGATGGAGGAGATCCGCTTTCCTAGAACCCTGGGCCCCGAGGGAAAGTCCCTGCTCTCTGGCCTGCTCAAGAAGGACCCCAAGCAGag GTTAGGTGGAGGGCCTGATGACGCCAAGGAGATAATGCAGCACAAGTTCTTTGCTGGGATCGAGTGGCAAGATGTGTACGAGAAGAAG CTGGTCCCGCCATTCAAGCCCCAGGTCACCTCGGAAACAGACACCCGCTATTTTGACGTGGAGTTCACCGGGCAGACCATCACCATCACTCCTCCAGGACAAG ATGACAGCATGGAGTCTTTCGACAGTGACAGGAGACCCCACTTCCCTCAGTTCTCCTACTCTGCCAGTGGGACAGCCTGA
- the LOC109866261 gene encoding RAC-alpha serine/threonine-protein kinase isoform X1 — protein sequence MGEVVIVKEGWLHKRGEYIKTWRPRYFLLKRDGTFIGYKERPQDVDQLETPLNNFSVAPECQLMKTERPKPNTFIIRCLQWTTVIERTFHVESPEDREQWTKAIQEVADGLQKQEEERMDSSPDPMDMEMYLTKPKLKVTMHDFEYLKLLGKGTFGKVILVKEKATGKYYAMKILKKEVIVAKDEVAHTLTENRVLQNSKHPFLTGLKYSFQTHDRLCFVMEYANGGELFFHLSRDRVFSEERARFYGAEIVSALDYLHLEKNVVYRDLKLENLMLDKDGHIKITDFGLCKEGIKDGATMKTFCGTPEYLAPEVLEDNDYGRAVDWWGLGVVMYEMMCGRLPFYNQDHEKLFELILMEEIRFPRTLGPEGKSLLSGLLKKDPKQRLGGGPDDAKEIMQHKFFAGIEWQDVYEKKLVPPFKPQVTSETDTRYFDVEFTGQTITITPPGQDDSMESFDSDRRPHFPQFSYSASGTA from the exons GAGAGTACATAAAGACCTGGAGGCCCAGGTATTTCTTGCTGAAGAGAGACGGTACGTTCATCGGGTACAAGGAGCGACCGCAAGACGTCGACCAACTGGAGACGCCACTCAATAACTTCTCAGTAGCAC CAGAATGTCAGCTGATGAAGACTGAGCGACCCAAGCCCAACACATTCATCATCCGCTGCCTACAGTGGACCACTGTCATAGAACGCACCTTCCATGTGGAGAGCCCAGAGGATAG GGAGCAGTGGACAAAGGCCATCCAGGAGGTGGCTGATGGGCTGcagaaacaggaggaggagaggatggactcCTCACCAGACCCCATGGACATGGAGATGTACCTCACCAAGCCCAAACTCAAAGTG ACTATGCACGACTTTGAATACCTCAAACTCTTGGGAAAAGGCACTTTTGGGAAGGTTATCCTGGTGAAGGAAAAGGCAACCGGAAAATACTACGCTATGAAAATCCTCAAGAAAGAAGTGATTGTGGCAAAA GATGAAGTAGCACACACTCTCACTGAAAACAGAGTACTGCAGAACTCCAAACACCCCTTCTTAACG GGTCTGAAGTACTCCTTCCAGACGCACGACCGCTTGTGTTTCGTCATGGAGTACGCCAATGGAGGAGAG CTGTTCTTCCACCTATCACGAGACCGTGTGTTCTCCGAGGAGAGGGCCCGGTTCTACGGAGCGGAGATAGTGTCCGCGCTGGACTACCTCCACTTGGAGAAGAACGTGGTTTACAGGGACCTGAAG ctggaaaacCTGATGCTGGACAAAGACGGCCACATAAAGATCACAGACTTTGGCCTGTGTAAGGAGGGCATCAAGGACGGGGCCACCATGAAGACCTTCTGTGGGACACCAGAGTATCTGGCCCCTGAG GTGCTGGAGGACAATGACTACGGCCGTGCTGTGGACTGGTGGGGTCTGGGTGTGGTCATGTATGAGATGATGTGCGGTCGGCTgcccttctacaaccaggaccaTGAGAAGCTGTTTGAGCTGATCCTGATGGAGGAGATCCGCTTTCCTAGAACCCTGGGCCCCGAGGGAAAGTCCCTGCTCTCTGGCCTGCTCAAGAAGGACCCCAAGCAGag GTTAGGTGGAGGGCCTGATGACGCCAAGGAGATAATGCAGCACAAGTTCTTTGCTGGGATCGAGTGGCAAGATGTGTACGAGAAGAAG CTGGTCCCGCCATTCAAGCCCCAGGTCACCTCGGAAACAGACACCCGCTATTTTGACGTGGAGTTCACCGGGCAGACCATCACCATCACTCCTCCAGGACAAG ATGACAGCATGGAGTCTTTCGACAGTGACAGGAGACCCCACTTCCCTCAGTTCTCCTACTCTGCCAGTGGGACAGCCTGA